The genomic segment CGAAGGTCAGTGGTACGACAAGAACCCGGCCCTGACCGGTCCCATGGACCACGCCTTCTGGATGTCATCGGTGGTCTTCGACGGCGCCCGCGCCTTCCGCGGCCTGGCCCCCGACCTCGACATGCATTGTCAGCGGCTGCTGGTCTCGGCCAACGCCCTGGGTCTGGATCCGGAGCTCGACGCCAAACAGGTGGAGGCCCTTTGCATCGAGGGCGTGCGGCGCTTTCCCAAGGAGAGCGAGCTCTACATCCGGCCCATGTTCTTCGCCACCGAGGGCTTCGTTCTGCCCGAACCCGGCAGCACCAAGTTCACCCTGGCGGTCTACGAGATGGAAATGCCGCCTTACGAGGGGCTCAAGGTCTGCCTCTCCAGCTTCCGCCGCCCCGGCCGCGACCAGGCCCCGACCGACGCCAAGGCCCCTTGCCTCTATCCCAACACCGGCCGGGCTTTGCGCGAGGCCGCGGCCAAGGGCTACGACAACGCCCTGATCCTCGATCCCAACGGCAACGTCGCCGAACTCTCTACCGCCAACATCTGGATCGCCAAGGACGGCGTGGCGTTGACGCCGATGACCACCGGCACTTTCCTCGATGGCGTCACGCGCCGGCGCATCATCCAGCTCCTGCGCCAAGACGGCACCGAGGTGGTCGAACAC from the Alphaproteobacteria bacterium genome contains:
- a CDS encoding branched-chain amino acid aminotransferase, with the translated sequence MEAIYYEGQWYDKNPALTGPMDHAFWMSSVVFDGARAFRGLAPDLDMHCQRLLVSANALGLDPELDAKQVEALCIEGVRRFPKESELYIRPMFFATEGFVLPEPGSTKFTLAVYEMEMPPYEGLKVCLSSFRRPGRDQAPTDAKAPCLYPNTGRALREAAAKGYDNALILDPNGNVAELSTANIWIAKDGVALTPMTTGTFLDGVTRRRIIQLLRQDGTEVVEHTIRLEEVMEADEIFTTGNYAKVQPIIRLDERDLQPGPMAQRARDLYFEYAEGCSVF